One genomic segment of Erythrolamprus reginae isolate rEryReg1 chromosome 2, rEryReg1.hap1, whole genome shotgun sequence includes these proteins:
- the ARK2N gene encoding protein ARK2N isoform X5: MKMEAADRTEDLIDSEVPPKLSEKQEPALGEEGSIELDMPAQKENRALGEDSAVLASMPCLLMELRRDSSESQLASTESDKPTAARVYESDSSNHCMLSPSSSGHLADSDTLSSAEENAPGQPETAVEGDPSTVSVSTVGRKSRRSRSESETSTMAAKKNRQSSDKQNGRVAKVKGHRSQKHKERIRLLRQKREAAARKKYNLLQDSSTSDSDLTCDSSTSSSDDDDEVSGSSKTITAEIPAGFSRAGGSGGATREIPGLLDRGTVWDRNCIGSVLEDAMNCFAEMQRQTEEKFRMWIEKLTRLDTDEESKQQLESREPKVPLDGQRTSSTPQAGIFMQVPPDSQALPQQQPFNSYASCQNTEMALEAPETLNNNFPALFPENGNIVGSSLKPSQT, from the exons ATGAAGATGGAGGCAGCAGACAGAACAGAAGATCTCATTGACTCAGAAGTCCCACCCAAACTCTCAGAGAAACAGGAGCCAGCTCTGGGTGAAGAGGGATCTATAGAACTGGATATGCCTGCTCAGAAAGAGAACCGAGCGCTGGGGGAGGATTCGGCAGTCCTCGCCTCGATGCCCTGCTTGCTGATGGAACTGAGACGGGACTCCTCTGAATCTCAGCTGGCCTCGACGGAAAGCGACAAGCCGACGGCCGCCCGCGTTTATGAGAGTGACTCTTCCAACCATTGCATGCTGTCCCCTTCATCCAGCGGCCATTTGGCTGATTCCGACACGCTCTCCTCCGCAGAAGAGAACGCTCCCGGCCAACCTGAGACGGCGGTCGAGGGAGACCCTTCCACCGTGTCCGTGTCGACCGTTGGGAGGAAATCAAGGCGGTCCAGATCCGAGAGCGAAACCTCGACAATGGCTGCAAAGAAAAACCGGCAATCGAGCGACAAGCAGAACGGCCGTGTCGCTAAGGTCAAAGGTCACCGGAGCCAAAAGCACAAAGAGCGCATCCGGCTACTGAGGCAGAAGCGGGAGGCCGCCGCCCGCAAGAAGTATAACCTGCTGCAGGACAGCAGTACCAGCGATAGTGACCTAACCTGTGACTCCAGCACGAGCTCGTCGGACGATGACGACGAAGTTTCAGGGAGCAGCAAGACAATCACTGCGGAGATACCAG CTGGCTTCAGCCGTGCTGGGGGATCTGGAGGAGCGACCAGGGAAATTCCAGGATTGCTTGACAGGGGCACCGTGTGGGATAGGAACTGCATAGGCAGCGTCCTAGAAGACGCCATGAACTGCTTTGCCGAGATGCAGAGGCAGACAGAGGAGAAGTTTCGCATGTGGATAGAAAAACTCACTCGCCTGGACACCGATGAAGAAAGCAAGCAGCAACTGGAGTCCAGGGAACCTAAAGTACCCTTAGATGGCCAGAGAACCTCCTCAACTCCTCAGGCAGGGATTTTTATGCAGGTGCCGCCGGATAGCCAAGCACTTCCACAGCAGCAGCCCTTTAATTCTTACGCCAGCTGTCAAAATACTGAGATGGCTTTAGAGGCTCCAGAGACTTTGAATAACAATTTCCCAGCTCTCTTCCCTGAAAATGGGAATATCGTGGGATCCAGTTTGAAGCCATCACAAACTTAA